A single genomic interval of Lacrimispora sphenoides JCM 1415 harbors:
- a CDS encoding response regulator transcription factor, translated as MSTLQQILVVDDDADIREVLRIQLENKGYSVSEAANGSDAVAAVTDNPDIDLIILDIMMPGLSGIDACTQIRRISSAPVLFLTAKSKECDKTEAYENGGDDYLVKPFSQAELLMKVQSLLRRYVVYKGKGTPLFNSSEIRLQDLMIDTTGHFVYRENQKIELTDTEFQVLMYLVKNRGKAKDAQAIYEDVWNDKFLPSSTNTVMVHILKLRKKLELDFNNPTIIRTVWGKGYQIDEA; from the coding sequence ATGAGTACATTGCAGCAGATATTGGTAGTAGATGACGATGCAGACATCCGGGAAGTCCTTCGCATTCAGCTGGAAAACAAAGGCTATTCCGTGTCAGAAGCAGCAAACGGAAGTGATGCAGTCGCAGCCGTCACAGATAATCCTGATATTGACCTTATTATTTTAGACATCATGATGCCAGGTTTATCAGGAATCGATGCCTGTACCCAGATCCGGAGGATATCTTCTGCCCCCGTCTTGTTTTTAACCGCAAAATCAAAGGAATGCGATAAAACAGAAGCCTATGAAAACGGCGGTGATGATTATCTTGTAAAGCCATTTTCACAGGCAGAGCTTCTTATGAAGGTCCAATCTCTTTTAAGACGATATGTTGTTTATAAAGGGAAAGGAACACCTCTTTTCAATAGTTCAGAAATCCGGCTGCAGGATCTTATGATCGATACAACAGGCCATTTCGTTTATCGGGAAAATCAAAAAATCGAGCTTACGGACACGGAGTTCCAGGTTCTGATGTATCTTGTAAAGAACAGAGGAAAAGCCAAGGATGCACAGGCAATCTACGAGGACGTATGGAATGATAAGTTCCTCCCGTCTTCCACTAATACTGTTATGGTACACATTTTAAAGCTTCGTAAAAAACTGGAGCTGGATTTTAACAATCCTACCATCATACGAACCGTCTGGGGAAAGGGCTATCAGATCGATGAAGCATAA
- a CDS encoding NADH-quinone oxidoreductase subunit L, which yields MGAITVLILFPLAAALGILLVKNDGVRNMIVRVGAAGTAVLTLTVVGLYFKSGIALSFRLEKAIEVIMAITETAIAAYVISIGIRYKKYVISVLSFVQAAAMLCFEFTVKHNIEVKHAMIFDKLTAIMVLVIGLVGSLICIYAVGYMKTYHTHHKEYKERKSFFFAVLFLFLSAMFGIVLSNDLTWMYFCWELTTLCSFLLIGYTKTTEARNNSFRALVINLGGGVAFAAGIIFIGIYYKTLELSVVTSMKPEAAMMIPVFFLSLAALTKSAQLPFSSWLLGAMVAPTPSSALLHSATMVKAGVYLIIRLAPLLGSTPVGRTVTFVGGITFLACSLMAISQSDAKKILAYSTLANLGLIVICASIGTQESLWAAILLIIFHAVSKSLLFISVGSIEHQIGNRDVENMDVLLGISKKLALYMMIGIAGMFLAPFGMLISKWVAMKAFIDSNNVITVIILAYGSAATLFYWTKWMGKLVSRANMSHQIESKFHLDEEIPITILAAMVVVSCFTFPLVSKYALIPYLTEVFGRTALIPIGTNDIKLMLCMLSMLILLPISFIPMYKNDKRRKVPVYMAGENTGDNETFYGAMNEKRKMELSNWYMEDYFSPKRLTLWSDVIAAAILVGGVIMMIGGMA from the coding sequence ATGGGTGCGATTACAGTATTGATTTTATTTCCATTGGCTGCAGCGTTAGGAATCTTACTGGTCAAAAATGATGGGGTAAGAAATATGATTGTCAGGGTAGGAGCCGCAGGTACGGCTGTTTTGACACTGACAGTTGTAGGGTTATATTTTAAGAGCGGAATTGCTTTGTCCTTCCGTTTGGAAAAAGCAATTGAGGTTATCATGGCAATTACAGAGACGGCAATCGCTGCGTATGTAATTTCCATCGGAATCAGGTATAAAAAATATGTTATTTCGGTTTTGTCGTTTGTACAGGCGGCTGCAATGCTTTGTTTTGAATTTACGGTAAAGCATAATATTGAAGTTAAGCATGCCATGATTTTCGACAAACTTACGGCAATTATGGTACTGGTTATTGGACTGGTAGGGAGCCTGATTTGTATTTATGCCGTGGGTTATATGAAGACTTACCATACCCACCACAAAGAATACAAAGAAAGGAAAAGCTTCTTTTTCGCAGTTCTATTTTTATTCCTTTCTGCCATGTTTGGAATCGTATTGAGCAATGATCTTACATGGATGTATTTTTGCTGGGAGCTTACGACACTTTGCTCCTTCCTGCTGATCGGTTATACAAAGACAACAGAAGCCAGAAACAATTCCTTCCGTGCCCTGGTGATTAATCTGGGCGGCGGAGTTGCTTTTGCAGCTGGGATCATTTTCATCGGCATTTATTATAAAACCCTGGAATTGTCAGTGGTTACTTCCATGAAGCCGGAAGCGGCAATGATGATACCCGTATTTTTCCTGTCCCTGGCTGCACTGACCAAATCAGCCCAGCTTCCATTCTCCTCCTGGCTTCTCGGAGCAATGGTGGCGCCAACTCCTTCTTCCGCTTTGCTGCATTCCGCAACCATGGTAAAAGCAGGAGTGTACTTAATCATCCGTCTTGCGCCGCTGTTAGGATCGACTCCTGTTGGAAGAACCGTAACCTTTGTGGGAGGAATCACGTTTCTTGCCTGTTCCCTGATGGCTATTTCCCAAAGTGACGCAAAGAAGATTTTAGCTTATTCCACTTTGGCAAACTTAGGGCTCATCGTAATATGTGCCAGCATCGGAACCCAGGAATCCTTATGGGCTGCCATCCTGTTGATTATATTCCATGCAGTATCCAAATCCCTGCTTTTTATATCCGTTGGTTCCATCGAGCATCAGATCGGAAACCGGGATGTGGAAAACATGGATGTACTCCTTGGAATTTCTAAAAAGCTTGCGCTCTATATGATGATCGGTATCGCCGGAATGTTTCTGGCCCCCTTTGGAATGCTGATATCAAAATGGGTAGCCATGAAGGCGTTTATTGATTCCAATAATGTTATCACTGTTATTATACTTGCCTACGGAAGCGCCGCCACATTGTTTTACTGGACAAAATGGATGGGGAAACTGGTTTCAAGGGCCAATATGAGCCATCAGATTGAAAGCAAATTTCATCTTGATGAAGAGATTCCCATTACAATCCTTGCGGCAATGGTAGTGGTGTCCTGCTTTACCTTTCCGCTGGTATCAAAATATGCTCTGATTCCTTATCTGACGGAGGTATTTGGAAGGACGGCTTTGATCCCCATCGGAACAAATGATATTAAGCTGATGCTGTGCATGCTGAGTATGCTCATCCTACTGCCCATCAGTTTTATTCCGATGTATAAGAATGATAAAAGAAGAAAAGTACCGGTTTATATGGCAGGAGAAAACACCGGAGATAACGAAACATTCTATGGAGCCATGAATGAAAAACGAAAGATGGAACTGAGCAACTGGTATATGGAAGATTATTTTAGCCCCAAGAGATTAACTCTGTGGAGTGATGTCATAGCTGCCGCAATATTAGTTGGCGGAGTCATAATGATGATAGGAGGAATGGCGTAA
- a CDS encoding respiratory chain complex I subunit 1 family protein: protein MNILIMIGIAVLAPVAGGLLTGIDRIISARLQGRQGPPLLQPFYDVLKLCQKESIEVNSMHRFFVYISLAFVVFTTVILLSGGDILLAIFALTLGSVFFVLGGYASNSPYNTIGSERELLQIMAYEPMVLLTCVGLYYAENSFFVRDIVTAQTPSIIYLPGVFVGLLFILTFKLRKSPFDLSMSHHGHQEIVKGITTEYSGKDLAVIEVTHWYEVIITLALVYVFFATAAPMSRVFAVIVCLLVYFLEIIIDNGAARVKWQQALKSAWIVTGIMGTVNLIILSFFR, encoded by the coding sequence ATGAATATTTTGATCATGATTGGGATCGCCGTGCTTGCTCCTGTTGCCGGAGGGCTGCTGACAGGAATTGACCGTATTATATCAGCCAGACTTCAGGGGAGACAGGGACCGCCCTTATTACAACCATTTTATGATGTACTGAAGCTGTGCCAGAAGGAATCCATAGAGGTGAATTCCATGCACCGTTTCTTCGTGTATATCTCCCTTGCATTCGTGGTATTCACCACGGTGATCCTGCTTTCAGGGGGAGATATCCTGTTAGCTATATTTGCCCTGACTCTTGGTTCTGTATTTTTCGTATTAGGCGGCTATGCATCCAATTCTCCCTATAATACCATTGGTTCGGAAAGGGAATTGCTGCAGATCATGGCTTATGAGCCAATGGTACTGCTTACCTGCGTTGGCCTTTACTATGCTGAGAACAGTTTTTTTGTAAGGGATATCGTAACGGCACAAACGCCCTCGATCATCTATCTTCCGGGAGTGTTTGTTGGACTTTTGTTTATCCTGACATTTAAGCTTAGAAAATCCCCCTTTGATTTAAGCATGTCCCATCATGGGCATCAGGAAATCGTAAAGGGTATTACCACTGAGTATTCCGGTAAGGATCTGGCTGTGATTGAGGTAACTCACTGGTATGAGGTGATTATTACTCTGGCTCTTGTGTATGTGTTTTTTGCAACGGCTGCGCCGATGAGCCGTGTTTTTGCGGTCATCGTATGCCTGCTGGTTTATTTTCTTGAAATTATCATAGATAATGGAGCTGCCAGGGTGAAATGGCAGCAGGCTCTTAAATCAGCGTGGATCGTAACCGGAATCATGGGTACGGTGAACTTAATCATCCTGTCATTTTTCAGATAA
- a CDS encoding iron chaperone: MEQKLPTTIGEYIAAQSMKIQPILEKLYQTIKESAPEATEKISWGMATFDYYGNLVHFSAGKKHVGFHPTPSAIIAFQEDLKEYHCSKGTVQFPYDKPLPLELIGRIVRFRTAEQAVLMEEKKAGKTKEKTLRVQNPQKADRPDA; encoded by the coding sequence ATGGAACAGAAGCTCCCAACTACCATTGGTGAATACATCGCAGCACAAAGCATGAAAATACAGCCCATTCTGGAAAAGCTGTACCAGACCATAAAAGAGTCAGCACCGGAAGCAACGGAAAAAATCAGCTGGGGAATGGCCACATTTGACTATTACGGCAATCTGGTACATTTCTCAGCGGGAAAAAAACATGTCGGTTTTCATCCGACCCCATCCGCAATCATTGCCTTTCAGGAAGATTTGAAGGAATACCATTGCTCAAAGGGCACGGTCCAGTTTCCATATGATAAGCCCCTTCCCCTTGAACTCATAGGAAGGATAGTCCGCTTTCGGACAGCCGAACAGGCCGTTCTTATGGAAGAGAAAAAAGCGGGGAAAACAAAGGAAAAGACCTTGCGCGTCCAGAACCCGCAGAAAGCGGATCGACCAGATGCTTGA
- a CDS encoding amino acid adenylation domain-containing protein, whose amino-acid sequence MRNVLEYLEHSASIYPEKIAAVDQENSCSYKELLLHAKQIGSFLTGYESPGNPVVVFMDKSVEALTTFMGIVYAGCFYVLINPAQPAVRISQILKVLEADSVITLGDSRVLPEGVEFSGHLFDYHEIVKSEIREEPLKLIRDQALDIDPLYCNFTSGSTGVPKGVLVSHRSVIDFMEYFPSMFGITGEDKIGNQAPFDFDVSVKDIYSTLKVGATMVIIPKKLFSIPTELLDFLCEHQVTTLIWAVSALCLIPQLKGFTYKVPSRVSKVLFSGEAMPVKHLTTWQKYLPDARYVNLYGPTEITCNCTYYPVERKFEAHETLPIGKAFPNEKVFLLDQDDKLVTEKDQIGEICVSGTALALGYYNNPEQTKKAFIQNPLNTHCLETIYRTGDLAFYHENGDLCFAGRKDFQIKHMGHRIELEEIEAVINSFPLIQRACCVFDEEKNRIRAFYVGEMEGGEISVRMRESLPVYMIPSAFYSLPELPVTANGKIDRKKLLEVCKGNSHERDKI is encoded by the coding sequence ATGAGAAACGTACTGGAGTATCTTGAGCACTCTGCAAGCATCTATCCGGAGAAAATTGCTGCGGTGGATCAGGAGAATAGCTGCTCTTACAAGGAACTGTTATTACATGCAAAGCAGATCGGCAGCTTTCTTACCGGTTATGAATCACCTGGAAACCCTGTTGTGGTTTTTATGGATAAAAGCGTGGAGGCTCTTACAACATTCATGGGCATTGTATATGCCGGATGCTTTTATGTACTGATAAACCCCGCACAGCCTGCTGTGCGGATCAGCCAGATTCTTAAGGTGCTGGAAGCAGATTCTGTCATCACTTTGGGGGATTCCAGAGTCCTGCCGGAAGGCGTGGAATTTTCCGGTCATCTGTTTGATTACCATGAGATTGTAAAAAGCGAAATCAGGGAGGAGCCCCTAAAGCTTATCCGTGATCAGGCCCTGGATATCGATCCTCTGTACTGTAACTTTACCTCAGGCTCTACCGGCGTTCCTAAGGGGGTATTGGTCAGCCACCGGTCGGTGATTGATTTTATGGAATACTTCCCTTCCATGTTCGGCATAACCGGGGAGGACAAAATCGGGAATCAGGCCCCCTTTGACTTTGATGTGTCTGTTAAGGATATATACTCCACCCTTAAAGTGGGAGCCACCATGGTCATTATCCCGAAAAAATTATTCTCCATTCCGACGGAGCTCCTTGACTTCTTATGCGAACACCAGGTAACGACCCTGATCTGGGCGGTTTCCGCCCTGTGTCTGATTCCCCAATTAAAGGGGTTCACCTATAAGGTTCCCTCCAGGGTTAGTAAGGTCTTATTCAGCGGTGAAGCAATGCCTGTTAAGCATTTAACAACCTGGCAGAAATACCTTCCTGATGCGAGATACGTAAACTTGTACGGACCTACTGAAATCACATGCAACTGTACCTACTATCCTGTGGAACGGAAATTTGAAGCCCATGAAACCCTTCCCATAGGAAAGGCATTTCCCAATGAAAAGGTCTTCCTCCTGGATCAGGATGACAAACTAGTCACAGAAAAGGACCAGATTGGAGAGATTTGCGTATCCGGAACCGCTTTGGCCCTGGGATATTATAACAATCCTGAGCAGACAAAAAAGGCATTTATCCAAAATCCCCTTAACACTCACTGCCTGGAAACGATTTACCGGACCGGGGATCTGGCCTTCTATCATGAGAACGGGGACCTTTGCTTTGCCGGACGAAAGGACTTTCAGATCAAGCACATGGGACACCGCATCGAACTGGAAGAGATCGAAGCCGTCATAAACAGCTTCCCTCTCATTCAGCGGGCATGCTGCGTCTTTGATGAGGAGAAAAACCGGATCCGGGCATTTTATGTTGGCGAGATGGAGGGAGGGGAAATTTCAGTACGGATGAGGGAATCCCTTCCGGTTTATATGATTCCATCCGCGTTTTATTCCCTGCCGGAACTGCCGGTTACCGCCAACGGAAAAATAGACAGAAAAAAATTATTGGAAGTATGTAAAGGAAACAGCCATGAACGAGATAAGATTTGA
- a CDS encoding ferritin family protein, translated as MGYYDYEGYQPYSYDYIPPYWNTPATPLSFQQMMNTDIFTYPQNLNGALELILEALSGETEDRIFYMWLINQASSEEDKQIISGIRDNELGHYALFRQIYQDLTGEMPPSAEGEAFVEPESYCAGLSRALLGEQSAVQKYRKILYAMQSRLHINIMVEIITDEIRHGILYSYLYSKNGCGRQNQNQTNNA; from the coding sequence ATGGGTTATTACGACTACGAAGGCTACCAGCCATATTCTTATGATTATATTCCGCCATATTGGAATACACCGGCAACTCCCCTGTCATTTCAACAGATGATGAATACTGATATTTTCACATATCCCCAGAATCTAAATGGTGCCCTTGAACTTATTCTGGAAGCACTATCGGGTGAAACAGAGGACAGGATATTTTATATGTGGCTTATAAACCAGGCTTCCTCAGAAGAGGATAAGCAGATAATATCCGGTATCCGTGACAATGAATTGGGACATTATGCATTGTTCCGGCAAATTTATCAGGATTTAACCGGTGAGATGCCCCCATCTGCGGAAGGAGAAGCTTTTGTGGAGCCAGAAAGCTATTGCGCAGGTTTGTCAAGAGCCTTGTTAGGCGAGCAGAGTGCAGTACAAAAATACCGTAAGATCCTTTATGCCATGCAGTCACGTCTTCATATAAATATAATGGTTGAAATCATCACAGACGAAATCAGGCACGGAATTTTATATAGCTATCTCTATTCTAAAAATGGCTGCGGAAGGCAAAATCAGAATCAGACAAATAACGCCTAA
- a CDS encoding HAMP domain-containing sensor histidine kinase, which produces MKHKWISSLRYKQVFVLIIGAVISFGMYFASQAFGDYLVSRNHMNEDAAWKRLTGYQNSFENYINKYNISVKNVRSISKWVKNHKYVYVTIFNGNEIIYESGFWNDAYAPYETASSIGESSKQAIRDISFSDGTYSVSIIDSSEIKWYNLVTYISWGVFFLFLFVILIFYNHRIIARIMLLSKEVSLIEKGDLEQPIFYKGNDEIALLAKNADNMRNSIITRYKSEKEAWEANSELITSMSHDIRTPLTSLIGYLEILDSKSYHSEEQFDKYIKSCRDKSIQLKDLSDRLFQYFLVFGKEKILMQMETFDAKILLQQLLMEYVFDLGNLGLDVKTEFVEESCSITADIQYLRRLFDNLFSNVRKYAGSNGPVFVKSHIDGIDLIITISNEIRRDSMFLESTNIGLKTCLKIVEQMNGTFEIQKNRTNFKVRVTFPIEPDREE; this is translated from the coding sequence ATGAAGCATAAATGGATCTCGTCTTTACGATATAAGCAGGTATTTGTATTGATCATTGGCGCAGTCATCAGCTTTGGGATGTACTTTGCCTCCCAGGCTTTTGGCGATTATCTGGTATCCAGGAACCATATGAATGAGGATGCCGCATGGAAGCGATTGACCGGTTATCAAAATTCGTTTGAAAATTACATTAATAAATATAACATATCAGTAAAAAATGTAAGATCCATATCCAAATGGGTAAAGAACCATAAATACGTCTACGTAACAATTTTTAACGGCAACGAAATCATCTATGAATCCGGATTCTGGAATGATGCATACGCTCCCTATGAAACTGCCAGTTCCATTGGGGAAAGCAGCAAACAGGCCATTCGGGATATTTCCTTCAGCGACGGCACCTATTCCGTGTCCATCATTGATTCCTCGGAAATCAAATGGTATAACCTGGTAACTTATATTTCATGGGGAGTTTTTTTCCTGTTTCTGTTTGTGATCCTGATTTTCTATAACCACCGGATCATTGCCCGGATCATGCTTTTGTCAAAAGAGGTATCCCTGATAGAAAAAGGGGATCTGGAGCAGCCGATTTTCTATAAAGGGAATGATGAGATTGCATTGCTGGCAAAAAATGCGGATAACATGAGAAATTCTATCATTACAAGGTATAAAAGCGAAAAAGAAGCCTGGGAAGCAAACAGTGAGCTGATCACTTCCATGTCCCATGATATCCGCACTCCCCTAACCTCGCTGATCGGCTACTTGGAAATACTGGATTCAAAAAGCTATCATTCGGAAGAACAGTTTGACAAATACATCAAAAGCTGCAGAGATAAATCCATTCAGCTAAAGGATTTATCTGACCGGCTATTCCAGTATTTTCTTGTGTTCGGCAAAGAGAAGATATTGATGCAGATGGAGACCTTTGACGCTAAGATCCTTCTCCAGCAGCTGCTTATGGAGTACGTATTTGATCTCGGCAACCTGGGGCTTGACGTTAAAACAGAATTTGTAGAGGAGTCCTGCAGCATAACCGCTGATATCCAATATTTAAGACGGTTATTCGATAATCTGTTTTCCAATGTAAGAAAATACGCCGGCAGCAACGGGCCGGTCTTTGTCAAAAGCCATATAGACGGAATTGACCTGATTATTACCATCTCCAATGAAATCCGCAGGGACAGCATGTTTTTAGAAAGCACCAACATTGGACTTAAAACCTGCCTGAAAATAGTAGAACAGATGAATGGTACCTTTGAGATACAAAAAAACCGGACAAATTTTAAAGTTCGTGTGACGTTTCCAATCGAACCAGACAGAGAGGAGTAA